One window of the Methanomassiliicoccaceae archaeon DOK genome contains the following:
- a CDS encoding ATPase, with product MALEGDVGAGLVAIGAGLAVGLAGIGSGMAEKDIGAAAVGAITEDMSLFGKALMFTVLPETIVIFGLVISILCIFVM from the coding sequence ATGGCACTTGAAGGAGATGTTGGAGCAGGACTTGTAGCAATCGGAGCTGGACTCGCCGTCGGTCTCGCCGGTATCGGATCCGGTATGGCTGAGAAAGACATCGGAGCTGCCGCCGTCGGAGCTATCACCGAGGACATGTCCCTTTTCGGAAAGGCACTGATGTTCACGGTTCTGCCCGAGACTATCGTCATCTTCGGTCTGGTTATCTCTATCCTCTGTATCTTCGTGATGTGA